One Venturia canescens isolate UGA unplaced genomic scaffold, ASM1945775v1 PGA_scaffold_25__1_contigs__length_108098, whole genome shotgun sequence genomic window, gcaagtggccgctgaagtccaattatccacagtttgatagttgctgaaaaaaagtacccgaaaacttctaacatttattatgccagaactcaaagcagcaaaaaaactaggcgaacttaattcaacggagcaacagaattcaaagacgtttaaggtacctgcattggttttggaggaaaaccatttcaggacaattcagaaatgaatttagaaattcaaaacctcagaatagagtagaaaaaggaaaattgaagtatttaggaaagcggcagacttttgtgatgaattttctagattacatgatacggttggagtaaatgatttgaatgattggcacacatgctgcaactcagaaatatcaaagtttggaagtattcgctgcatatcagtcatataaacttcaatactatttgaaaaggaacacttaaaagcttgccgaaccaagttccattatatattaccataatcaaagataaggggtgatccgtcgcatatatatttatccacaaaaatttcagagttcgcaggtatctgctgcggttcaatgtatctgcgcaatgagcttcgaagacagcaatttcaaatctatccataaatgagcaactgaagacttttataatcaattttttaattagaataactacacactatgccaagaccagatttttttttgaaaatctgatttataaaatgtgcaattcaagatcatggttagaaacctctcgaatcatgttaccacaatcatcatgaaggggtagaaaatcataggacgcatattagggaacgaattaataatatgaatcgatccgctgtaaaccgtaactcaaatggtaacttttttcaatttattagaaaatacttggcctcgaattgatataataaattttaatgctgcacgtaaattagatggaatttttttaaattgatttagcccttcgaatcaaataagaagaatgaggcatcggtttccaaaatgatttcaagcgcgatttttcggtttttattttttacttgttatttgattcttttaacactttaaaaaatagatacagtttagttttttttaaagataatgctttttcaagatttgtgaaatttttttcgaattgttctgtattttttttatacaataatttttttgcccattttttataaaaattttgttttaaagtttttttcatggatggaattatcagcaaacgagggaccatcaatgtacttgtcccaaccttttttttcctaggggaagtttatggtttgataacacgtcttttttctcaaaagttccttatttatgttcagttgactataggattttagtttaaatttctatgaattatttatgattttcgtcttataacgttggttttcacgaaaaaagacctatttttcgtcaaaattgtactggacatatttcgtcacaggtctgtcctcgggcttcggcgattttttcccttgtactctaatatgttttgtcaattaggaacccaagagcacggccgcaagcgggttggaggccgggatatgattttcggcttatagcgtaggtttccacgaaaaaagacctatttttcgtaaaaattgaactggaaatatttcgtcacaggtctgttcttggactttggcgatttttttccttgtactctaatatgttttgtcaatcaggaacacaagagcacggtcgaaagcggattgcaggccgggatatgattttcggcttataacgttgggttccactaaaaaagacttatttttcgtaaaaattgaactggaaatatttcgtcacaggtttgttcttggactttggcgatttttttccttgtaccttaatatgttttgtcaattaggaaccaaagagcacgatggaaagcgggttggaggccgagatatgattttcggcttataacgttggtttctacgaaaaaagacctatttttcatccaaattttactgaaaatatttcgtcacaggtctctccttggactttggcgatttttttccttgtactctaatatgttttgtcaattaggaaccaaagagcacggtgaaaagcaggttgtaggtcgtgacatgattttcggcttataacgttggtttccacaaaaaaagacctaaatttcgtcaaaattgaactggaaatatttccatagaggtttgttcttggactttggtgatttttctccttgtcttctaatatgtttagtccattggaaactcaagagcatgtagcaatgcgtgttgcgggctgagatatgatttccggcttataacgttagtgaaaagaaaggaaaagagaaaagatagatcaaattcaagacacaacgaatacaacagaattggccatttttaaatgtcgtttttgcattctgaatctagacattttcgtgtcatccaaaacatgcccccgatgaaatatattttcaaagtttgcaagtggccgcggagattcaattatctacagtttgatagttgcagaaaaaaggcacccggaaacatttattatgtcagaatccaaagaagtaaaaaaactgagcgtacttgattcaacagagcaacggaattcaaagacgtttaaggtacctgcattgcttgtggaggaaaacaatttcatttcaggataatttagaaataaattaggaaattcagaaatttagcatagaatttagaaaaaggaaaattaagataattagtaaagctgaaaacttttgtgatgaatttttgaaattacatgttacggttggagtaaaaaatttaaataattggcgcacatgctgcgacacaaaaatatcaaagtttgaaggtattcgctccataccgcagtagtacaaactttaatactatttgaaaagaaatacttcaaaacttgctgaacaaagttccattacatattaccataaagatagggggtgatacttagcacatatacttatccacagaaatttccaaattcgcaggtatctgctgcaattcaatgtatctgcgcaatgagtttggaagacagcaatttcaaatccatccataaatgagcaactgaagacttttgtaatgaatttttcacttgatatttatgttacggtgcaagtcaaaaaataaaatgaatggcacagtatataaattttatagtttgcagatttttgctgtatttcaatgatccaaatctatagtattagagtggaaagttgttagaagtcatgatgttacattaaaatgacatagcgcacataacattcagaaattctgtaggtttccatgatgttggcaggtattatacttaatcgcatcgaaaactgagcaactgtacacttatcgtaatgaatgttttcaccaataattccacatttgcagtttgcagaataggaatactcaacatacacgtcatttcataagtattgttgtcaatatttgtgtttgcctaccgcattccgaagattcaacttttcatattatcagcaaaaaaagcatgcaaagactttttggaacaagtttcaaaatttattactcgacagaccaggtggaaaaagaataactacacttatatcaagaccagaaactgttttgagaatctgttgtacaaaatgtgcgattgatgatcataattggaaacctcttgaatcacgttaccacaatcagcatgaagaaatagtagaaaatcataggacacatattaggcaaccaattaataatatgcatcgatccactgcaaaccgatggagtcaaaacaaggatcggaaagagcagagccatagttaaaaagaaaaaagacagcgcaattgaaagagaacagaaatcaaaattgtttcatgtatctgtgcattagtttctgaagacagtaatttcagatctattcagaaataagtaggtgaagactttagtaatgaatatcttcgttaatatattccagtcggaaccaaaaagttagaagattggcatacctgctatttcacagaaatatcaaagttcataggtacttgctacgtaccagttatacagactttggtgctatagggaaaaacacttaaaaattacatgaaccacatttttgaaacttattatgacacattcaaaaaaaaagttacagatacaatgcatgttgaagcaagcaaaatgctgtaattttgtatgtctccttggttatccgcagacaaaatatttgatcacatccaaaaatgatcaggtgtagacttgcagacatgaatttttcaacccacaatgccaatcgcaaacatggtctggaaatattcaatatacatgtcacttcatcactttgtcgaactttagaggtgttcattgcatttcgaagatacaaattttgatatcatgaaaattaagcacccaatgacttattgaaataaatttccaaatttatcatgtaacaactcaagtgaatatatctatgcatttacatggcccaaagatttttcaaaacttgggtgtatgaacaagcaatcatgaaggctttttgttataaatatttcaaattatcttgttgaaattaatataaaaaaatagaaatacgaatatctctcgtattgtctggagaacaaatagaaattggtatgacaatacactgtaagctaaggaggtggaaaaaagggaccggtgaacacagccaaactaaatgaaagaaattatgacaacaatacattgaattacttgaccaaagttttttaaaatttatttgaattcgtttacacacaaccatccacctctttctttaatgtaattacacaacatagaatttctgtttggaaagaacattttagaggttataatgaacgaacgttttttttctcattgttattattattattattcaacactaattagtcacgtcattaataatatcgattccttccacttttcaataaccacttttatttttctacactctgcacgcaacagcactccggcggtcataaccccaaacgtcaacatgacgcgaaatctcgcaaatttgctatctatgtatatattacgatatcgaagtagaacagataattcttaattttcacgatacacattattcacgttttcacttctcaatattttactcactctcagtacactgtatgagatcaattaatccacttttgaggttttatttattatagatattattgtcgtgaattgggctcgaaacttattgaaacttcttttatgaaaaaaataaaattgattatatccactgctatttccaataatgttttatttatttaaacgaaatttgcaaatcttgcaccgttgatccacggggctacgatcgcaatcactttataataacataacagacgataatagacggtatacaagaaaacattgaggactatcagaaactttctcatcggcgattggtcgagacggatagattctcaccggtgattggttatgatgggcatcaagaagcccttgtatgtatcggtctgaacccatatacggatacgtcagctgcgtaaatgtgttggtactttttgcataatcttgagcccgtgcaaagttttttttcagcaattacgccaccgatcatgctgattttgggcgcaatcgaaagagaatttcttaattagctgaaagttcaattttcaaattgcgacataactcctgagcttcgcaattcaagaaaatgacatgtcgattttacccccaccaccgcgaatcgttttattcagggATAATATAGTCttggcgagagcctcgggccagcagacgacagggctgtcaatgtacttgtcccgagactctgccgagtctcttgataaatttcGAACCACCTCGAATGTAACTCATGTTCAtagctgtaaaaaaaatgaggaaaaattaCGTAATAACTCAACTTTAAACATTCAGTGAAAACAGGAAGAGTGATGGATATTCGTGGTTCGGATAACGAGAGTAGAGCATGGTCGTCGAGAAGTATGAACTTGTATCGTTTGGGTTACGAAGGTTGCGCGGATCTTCGCTACATCGAGAAAGCCACGGCCGGAACATGTTACAAGGAGTATTTACAGATTTTGACTCAGCCAGTGATGACAGTATCGTCGGAGAGTGGTGCATCTACTCAGTATGCAAACGTAACGAGTACATCATTAAGTCCTTATCATTTGACTTTCAATGTACGTGACAAAGTCAAAGTGATGCTTGATGTAGAAACCCTGAAAGAAATGGAAGCAGATCACGGCGTCTGGAATCCACGAATGGTTGAGTATGTCGGAAAAGTTGGAACTGTACCGCGTATCACAGACAAAGGCGATACAAGAGGGCTGCAACAATCGCTTGACTTTCATTCCCGGGCGTTGACCAAAGTTACGAgcaaaaaaactttcactCTCGGGAAACGTAGACGCAAGACCCAGCGGTCGGTTCGGTGGAAAAAAACTACTCCACAAGTTACAGCCCATCAAGGGGATCATGAACTTTGCGTTATGTTAATGAATGGCCGGTCGTGCTTAAGGGCGTCGATGAAGACAGCGATCCTCCTCTTCATTATGCAGTGTTCgggtacgttttttttcgttatatttatatataactCATTATGAACTCATCATTCAGAAGAAAAGATgtgaaaacagtttttttgaaaactttccgattttttccagcgattaaaaaaaagtttaattttgATTTGTTTGTAATTAGATGTAACATTTCACTGAATGTTGGGACTTCATAATATAGTTGTATCGTTTGGAAGTAACCTTTTGAAATATGTGTGTTTTTTAGTCCATGAATAAGTATCggcatttttttaacaataaaataattgatttgtATTGTATCTTAAGAATTAGATAATCTGAATTACTTGAATTTTAATATGGTTTGTTCTATAACGAACTTCGCTTTATAGTATGAAATATgacaaaagaaattattactatattttgggattttttttacaaaaaattcattctagCTAGACCAGTTCGTTACTCAAATGATAAATCGTccgtttgaaaataatttttaaaatggaTAGATTGCATGGGCAAAATGCAATAGCCATTGAATATCATAATAattctacattttttcacaaaaacaaTTTACTCGCTactgttattttttcttccgttaTATCAATTTGCC contains:
- the LOC122418653 gene encoding E3 ubiquitin-protein ligase MIB2-like yields the protein MDIRGSDNESRAWSSRSMNLYRLGYEGCADLRYIEKATAGTCYKEYLQILTQPVMTVSSESGASTQYANVTSTSLSPYHLTFNVRDKVKVMLDVETLKEMEADHGVWNPRMVEYVGKVGTVPRITDKGDTRGLQQSLDFHSRALTKVTSKKTFTLGKRRRKTQRSVRWKKTTPQVTAHQGDHELCVMLMNGRSCLRASMKTAILLFIMQCSGLGFKMPRPCAVPVDKAVTVIKQFIEHFQTNKLPSWSDPRLTANQ